The Mycolicibacterium doricum genome includes a region encoding these proteins:
- a CDS encoding helix-turn-helix domain-containing protein encodes MARNWREIRAEAVEQGRVDPARADSARKKMHEAVQAYRLAEIRKAHGHARQADVAALMGVSQARVSQLESGDLAHTELGTLQSYVAALGGHLRIVADFGGQTVELNA; translated from the coding sequence ATGGCGCGCAACTGGCGTGAGATCCGGGCCGAGGCGGTGGAACAAGGTCGCGTCGACCCGGCACGCGCGGACTCGGCACGCAAGAAGATGCACGAAGCCGTCCAGGCCTATCGTCTCGCCGAGATTCGCAAGGCACACGGTCATGCTCGCCAGGCCGACGTCGCGGCGCTCATGGGCGTCTCGCAGGCGCGGGTGTCGCAGCTCGAGAGTGGCGACCTGGCGCACACGGAGTTGGGGACGTTGCAATCCTACGTGGCCGCACTCGGCGGGCACCTGCGGATTGTTGCCGATTTCGGCGGCCAGACAGTCGAGCTGAACGCCTAA
- a CDS encoding type II toxin-antitoxin system RelE/ParE family toxin, protein MAWAVLLLEEVERWYFTLDDDTMTSVTGAIDLLEAEGPALGRPTVDRVNGSKFHNMKELRPAGTSVRILFIFDPQRQAILLLGGDKAGNWRSWYDKNIPVADERYARWLATGHGGE, encoded by the coding sequence ATGGCGTGGGCGGTACTCCTGCTGGAGGAGGTCGAACGGTGGTACTTCACGCTGGACGACGACACGATGACGTCGGTGACTGGCGCCATCGACCTACTCGAGGCGGAGGGGCCCGCCTTGGGCCGGCCGACGGTGGACCGGGTAAACGGGTCGAAGTTCCACAACATGAAGGAGCTGCGTCCCGCCGGTACGAGCGTCCGCATCCTGTTCATCTTCGATCCGCAACGCCAGGCGATTCTGCTGCTCGGCGGAGACAAGGCCGGGAACTGGAGAAGCTGGTACGACAAGAACATCCCGGTCGCCGACGAGCGTTACGCCAGATGGCTGGCGACCGGCCACGGAGGTGAGTAG